The window TAATGCAGTTCAGTACCTTAATAATGTTGTTCACATTGACAACTATCTGGGCCCACTCAACTGATTCAATATGCGTATCTTTCAAGATTTGCTCCTCCTCTTCTAGTAAGCATTCAAAGATGGAATCTATCTGGGACAccttaaaacagaaagaaaaattgaaaataaaaaatcaaagtatATGTCAAAGTACTCCACCTTCTACTACATGTTATACTACACagtaattcagaaataaaagggtTTGTTCTGCTCAGTCTGTTGTTCTTACCTCTCGAAAGAAAACATCTGCAGGAGTAAGACTTGGAGGAATGTCGCACTCCCTTTTGTTTAAGGCAATCAGAATAGCAGCATTCACTAAATCAGGCAGCCTGGAGTGATGATTCTTGAGAATAATGGCAGCTGCTAGTTTTTCTGCGTGCTCACAGAGCAACAATCGAGTTGCCATTGGCATCCCTCGGACTGGAAAACTGCCCAGTCGTTCAAATACGccaaccttttaaaaataaaacagaacaaaaaaaaaacatgacatACACTTTCAACAATGAACtagaaagaattatttttttcttaagaattcTTGTGTGTGCTGATACAAGAACAGTAAAAATTTTACCTGATGAAGAAACTCAATGAAGAAGGAATGAGCTTTTGTCTTATCCTCTAACTGATGAAGAAGAATGAGGGATGTGTTGCTGAACCCAGCTGCttctagaaaggaaaaaaaataaatcatagaatattttaTATCTTCATTTGTTTGACCACTATCTTTGCCTCTGAGATAAACATATTTCTGTAAATTTCTATATTGCTACCACActggtatttttctttaaatatatgaacaaacatttacatATTGCTTACCATGCTCTTTAATGTGGCTGTTGAGCTCTGCCATATTTCAAGTAAAGCCTTCAGAAGTCAAATATCTTTAGATCAGCACGACTATTCTGAAGTGCTCATTAATTCATTACGCTGCTAAAACAGCAGCTTACTCAAGTTTTAGTATAATTAAGATTTTTATCATCATGGTGGGCTCGCTATTGCTAAATTTATTATGCCCTAGACCACAgctactacaaaagaaagcgTGCAGCAAGAGGTACTCAGGCCTAATGCCTAATTGCCCAAACAATTCCACTGTACAACATAAGTAGCTACCCAACACCATGctacttttcttcctcctcaaatGAGATTGCTTCTGAGAAgtgttttacagaaatattCTTCTGTCCAAAAATTAGGTCTTCTAAGGAGTCAGTAAGGGCGATGGAAGCTTTTCCATGAGCATCCCCACAGGTAGCTCACCTCAGTGGAGCTTTCCAGaagtgaaattattttctcattttaaaattttcttataTTCCACATATGCTTTAAGCCAAAGACTACTAAGATAGAAAACTCAGAAGAACTATCACTATGAGCAAAATTAGCAAAACTGTTTTCAAGAAGCAGTGAACTTTCCCGTCTTCCTCTAGCCAGGAATAAATGCAGATAAATTGCCAAGTTAAAGATGAAATTAAGATTCAGAAAATACTAAAGACTTGATGCCTGACAATTTCTAACTAGCTGCCAGGAAGCAGCAACAGCAGGAAGCATCATCCATCTGCATACGCAGATTTCAAATGTTAGTATTTCCACTTCCAATCTAAGTCTCTGCTCAGAAACCAGGAACTGCTGCCTAGAGGTCTTGGGGACAGCTTCAAGTACATGCTGTTCTAAGGAACAGGGAAGCATGAACAAAgatgtttctttctgaaaaggtgTCTACTTTAATCTTTTATGTACAGCAGaagtttccaaaataaatttctctTGTGGCAGACATTAATACCAACACAAGACATGAGCTCACTCTACCCAGGATCTAAACCTTTCTGAGGTTGTGCAGCCATGCTGACAAACGTGTTAATCATGAGCAAATAAAACCCTTCTCTTAACATACCTATCTGCAGGAATTAATTTAGATCTATCCAAATAATCCTGGAAACACTAAAGTGGCACCACTTGCACCCTGCAGAAGGTACCATCCTCAGAAATGCACGTTTCCTTTGCTGTTTCTGTTGTTCTATGAAGTCAAACTAACCACAGTAGACTGAAAGTATAGCTGGCAGTCTCGTAAGATGCCTTTCTGGAAATATACCTAGTGATGGAGAAGGATATGAAACTGCTATGCcttcttttcaaatttaaaatctgattttatcTAGAGTACTAAGAGCAGTTTTTCACAAACCAACTGTTATGCTTACCTTCAGGTACAGATTCAGCCCACCGTGGATCAGAGGCAGGGAAATCATCCATTAAGTCCACACTGATCTGAGTCACTGCCCTATCCAGTTCAGCATCAGAATCCAAATCTGCACTGCTTGGAAAGAGTTCCACTACCATGCTTTGTGCATTGACTATatctttcctgaaataaaagaaacaatgtacgtgaaataaaaacaaccgATAGGATTATAGGAACAAGAGCTACTCAATCTGTAGCATTTTCTGATACTCTTTCAGGACTGCAGCCTTCTTCAGCAGCTGTTGTGTTTACACAGAGCACCAAATGAATACACATAGACTTTCTTTCTTAGTCCTGTGCAAGTTTACATCTTGTCCTGGCATTCTTTATTCTGTGCACTAAATCTCCTTCATAATCTCCTATCTAACATGTAGCTctatgcaaaaagaaaacaaaaaccaccttacttaatgttattttaaattgtttttttaaattgttttgtttcaaatctTAAGACTCTTTAAGGAGATTAGTCTGAATATATTGTTTGTCTGCTAGTGATGAATATATATTGAAAAGAATCCCTTTTAAATGTAACTAATCCAACTCTAATCCAACTCTGCagctctgtgtatcttttcatCTCTCTACCTCCACTTCTTACATCAGTCATCtaaccaaacagaaaactttttaGAGGCATTCCATGCATCCCAGCAATAAGGTTGCTTTAATAAGGATAATTTGAAAAGCAGTGCTTTTCCTTGCATTTCCACTCCccaaaaacatacattttttccacttttataTCTATGCTTTCCTCAGAAAGAAGTGCATGTGCcattaaaataactttcaaTTAAGTAGCACAATACTCACAATACTATCTTTACTCAGACAAACTCTTACTCAAGCACCAGTGTGCCTTCAAGAACAGCAAACAAAGGCTCAAACATCAAGTGCAATTTCTACCTGCAGTACTGgagaaaagcagctttcagtAATTTAGTCTTATCTTCTTGGGCTACGATTTCAAGCCTATTGGTTACATCAAACGCAGGActctgaaaatgcaaaataaaaacttcagctggaagaaaaatatcagaCTTCATTATGAAATTAAAACTCTTTTTCTACCTAACTGTATAGAGTCAAAACACAAATGCCACCTGGAAGCAGTTGTGTTTATTAAGCCAAACATTAGCCAAAGAGATACGTTACAATTAAAGTAGCAGTTTGACCTCAAGcatgcatatatttatataatattctGGTATATTAGACATTCAAAACCAACAGTTTTGATGGAATTTCAAAAGGTATTCATGAGTTCTatctcccagaaaaaaaagtgcatacAAATCTAACTACAGATTAATTAAGTAAAAGTATAGATCCATCTGAGGTATCACCACAAAGGTCTTCTACTAAAATACTAGTTCACAATAATTAATCTAAAAAGGGGATTTAATTGGAATAAAAATTCTAACTATTAGCCCACAGAAATATtctctattttctattttaacaaattttctgttcttcccaTTTACTTCAGGGACATGTTGGCAACAAATTCTatgcacattttaaagaaaacatgtttgatGTAATTAAGAGCTTACCAAACACACACTACAGAAAATAtcaataaaaatactttcacGTGTTTTAGTAGGATTGTGTTAAAGCGAAAACGGGTACCAGAGCAGAAACAATACTCAGCCACTGTAAGGGACTTCTTAGACTCAAAGCTTTCCATGGTGCAGTAAGAAAGCGGTGTTTATTATAAAGGAACAGACAAAAGACTGAAGAGACCACCCTGATCGAAAAGTGACAACAAAATCTCAGTCTCTGCAGTTCCATCTGAGTTATCTATAAGGCCTAGTGACATCTAGTAATGTACCTACAtgaaaaattatattatttcatTGAAATTGCTACTTCAGAACAAGGGGTGGGAGGAAGAACCACCTTACACAAAATGATATGTATTGTAAAAATGCTTGGGTTTTGAAAACTGCCTTCATTGAAAGTGTtcaaatctattaaaaaaaacttccaaaacCTTAAACAAGCTAGGATTTCCACAGTGAAAATACaaaactgacagaaaaaaaaatatttctatccTCAGTTTTTAACTATTACCTCACTTCTTGGTCCAGCAACAGAAGAGGACAGAGAATCTTCAAGGTCTTCAGGaagcacagaaacattttctctggACAAGATAGTGACGAGTCCACTTTTTTTGGCAAAGAAAATGGGGAGGCTTGTACAGGAGCCTGCTCCTAAAATGCTATCTCCTAAAatggtgaaaaaacaaaaaagcatgtaAATGCAACTGTAAGGACAAGGTGAAACACAGTTCCATAGAGAGTGATCAAATTTTGTGAAGAACCAACAGCAATTCTGACAACTGCACCTGGCTTAACAGAAATCATGGATACTGTTTGCTACCTATGATGTAAATCTCCAGGTACtgcaaggttaaaaaaataaaaagtacaatTACGATTCATGTGTTTCAAACTCTGCCTAGGGAGCAATTTCTTACCAGAGAACACCTCTGAAAGGTCAAGGACAATATACTTAGAGGCACCTAACACAAGGACCTAGGATGAACATTAAGCTGAGACTCAAAACgaaattattttcaagaaaacaaaataatccaCAGTGAAcactggaagaaataaaaaaagtgtCAAATTCTAAGCATCCACTCAGGCTTTCATATATCAAAAGCACAGATTTACttcattttcatccaaaatgCTCTTAGAGTAAGCAATATCAATGCCAGAGGtcacttcagcatttttctgtacacctacaaaaaaaatcagtttgaaaaacttacagagaaaaagaaacataaaaatgattCTACAAtctaagaaataaaacaatgtaaATACATTCCATTTTTAATTGAACGAAAcctgacttttttccccccatataTTACCTTGTATGCCAAATACAATTTTCTCCTgtggtaaagaaattcttccagtTCCGGTGGAACAAGCAAACACTTCATCGTCTTTATAAAGGTAAGCAGCATGGCTAAAGAAATCTGGGACTACCAGACAGCACATCACTTCGTCTTCTGACTGAAAGCATTACATATCAACAATCACACATATATTCAGAACCTTAAAAAACATATAACATTTTAAAGGCTGATCTAGAGTTGCATAAAGTTTAATTTCTTAATAAGACAGGaataaaatgacaaagaaaattcTACAcccaaaaaaacacttttcatttGCCCTAAAATTTAAGATCACTcttgttactttttttaaacttccatACACATTAAGTTCTTGCTGATTTCAATGAAGAGGTgaagtaaacaaataaattactCTACCACTTTCACACTCactctccttccattttcaaattCAAACGTCCCAGTAGAAGGGGTTGGGAGAGTGTGAGAAGTTTACCAAAGAAAAGTTAATGCCAAAGCCTGTGCTTCCAGAAGAGAAATCACAACTGAGGTTCTGTAAGGACAACCAATTTGCCCTTCCTTCCCACCAAACCAGCTGCTGTCCAGTAAGGACCAAGGTACAGGACTCCTGACTCCTTGTCCTGCTGCAAGAGTCTCTGCAAAGTCTGTTCTAAATGGATTGCAAGAGTATACTATGAAACTACTCTGTAGAAGCTTTCGCAGACAGTACAAACATTAAAACAGGTCAGTAATAATCTGATATTTAGACTTCCGTTTGTGAGACACTTTTCTTAATACTATACTTTAAATATCATAAACTTCACATAAAGTTACTATTAAACAGTAATACATATTTTCCTCAGAACATTACAAATTCCAAGAGCTACCTTAAGACAGAATTTGAGTTTCCTTTAGAGAAAATCTGACAGCTGATGTATGTACAGGAACATTCTGAAACGCTGTGCTTTCTTTGCTCAGAAGTAGTTTTAGAGCCTTCATTTGCATACCTGAAAAGATGGATTATACTGTGTAACTTCCACCACAACATCATCAGACATCTGGTAGCCTTTATCTTCTACTGTTATCAGAGTGTAGTAGACAAGACACGGATGGTCTCCAGGATGCCATGCTGCAGCAAGTATCACCAGCCCGTCACTGTTCAAGAAGAGAGATCACCCCTTTGTGAGATGATTATTACAGATTTCACTTGCTTGAGCTCTAGCACTCAAAACAAGGTATCTAAATACGATCACAAATAACTGCTTTCTGATGTTGTAggttttttataaaaaaaaaaaaaaaaaaagcaaagactaGCCTATTTGTTCatgattttcttaaaatatgcaGTATGCATATTGCAGTACAAAACTGAACCAATCCAGCTGTTGCAATTTATTGtaattaaacaaaatacaagAGATACAGAAAGAATTCTCTGCATTTGCTGGTACAAATGCTACATATGCTTACTTACTGTCtttttaatatcaagaaaatgCAATTACCCAAGTCTGATAGAAATGACATTACAAAATGAAAGGAATAATTCTTAGGTAAAGAATTGATAATACTAAATAGCATGAAGCATAGGATAACCTATGAGTATCTAGTTATCTGACATGCTTATTTTATCAATAGTGGCTAGCAGTCAAGTAAAACTGACTTTCAGTGTCTTTCAAAAAGGTTTTGCAGGAAGACAGAACATACCTCATTAATCTAAGTTTTACCAGAAGCAAGTGTACTTTCTTACCGATTCTGCTGCAAATCCATATACTGTATATTTACTCCTCCTTTAATATCTTCATAGTTACTTTCAGAaccctaaaaaacaaaacaaacaaaaaaaaaacaacatggaaTCTGGTTTGTAACTATACATAGTTACTTATTAAGGTACaataaagcaaaaggaaaaaaaaaaaaaacacttttcaggTGAGCATGCTCTTACCCAAATTGCATCTGAAATGTGTTCCTTGAGGATTCTGTTGACATCCCAGCTGAGAATGTAACGTTCTGACGTATCTTCAATCTCCCATTTGTTTAGATTTGAACTCGTTAGCATATAAAAACTCGATCTCTCTTTATCCCAAAGCACACTAGaaatctgcatttaaaaaagaaagatcttTAAAGGTTAAATGACAGCGTTGCTGTGAGGATACAAAAATCTATACCACTCTCAGTTCATATAAAAATCACTTCCTCGGGCAACATGCAGAAGCTATATTGGTCAGCGTATTATGATAATTTCtaaaagaagttttattttatagatTTAAGAGCATCTATAATGAGTACGTTTCTCACACCTTCTGTGGAATTCATTGCCAAAGGTCAACCTAATCCTCAACCTTGCACAGCCCTTTATCAGAAAAGTGTATTTACAGGTAACTGCTAGTTTCTTCAAGTAGCAGTGAAGCTATCACTAGGAACAGTCAAGATTTTGATGCTTTGCAAAATTGCCCAAGAGATGTTACTACTTTAAAACCTACTTTTATTCAGATCTAAAGAACAAGTCAGTGTTCTCCATTACATAATATACGTACTAAGTTAGTTTTTGCCTGcctttttaatttccagaaaatataaataacataaatCAGTTAAGAGGCCTGTATTTGTTTTGTCATTGTACATCCTTccacagaattttctttttcctttccaaaaggcTGAGAccagaaattacagaaattaaagtaGATTACTATCTAAGCTTTTTCAAGCTTACCACAGCATCATTTCCAGGTGACAATATTCCCAGAAGAGAAGAAACCTTTCGTCCAATTCCAGAAAACATGCCCTGACCTTGTGGCAGGGCATGCTGATGAATCTTGCCAGAACTATCTGGAATCAGTCGAACTAGCTGGCCCCTAGATGATGATAAAATAAAGCTTCCTccctaacaaaaagaaaaagcaattatgttaaaaaattaaaagcacgTTCCTGAAGCCATCTTATAGTCACATAAAATTCTTTGTTAAAATGATAATGGGCTGAAGGTTGCTGAAAGAACAAACTGCTTACCTCTACAAGAAACATTCATAGAATAAAAGAACAGACTAATTTTCATAATCATACCAAGTTACGCTAAAGGTTTGATCTGTTTAGGAACAGGATGACTAATTATGTAAAGTTGTCATATATGTAATAATTGAGTTTTTAAATCATCACTTATTACTAAAACGGTTCTGCTCTGAAAACTATGTTCCTCTAGCTCTAAATTCTCGTAGTTTTAACATTGACATCAATGTCAAGTCTTCGCTTTCCTCAACTTGATACCTGAAAACTGCACACAACTCAGTTCTAAGACGGTAGATACCCATTAGTATTTCTTAACCCCTTGAAACTCTCAACAAAATCACCAGTAAGATCACTGGCTTATGATTAGGTTTACAAATGTTTATGAGGTGTTGATGCCCTAAAATATTTAGGATATAGGATATAAACACTGAACATTATCCTGCCTTGTTGAAAAGGTCATGAAACAATATAATTAAGAATAATTAGTTTTTAAGATATCAAATATTGTAacatttgctgattttttttggaatatATTCTATTTGGAGAGTTTCTTCCCCATTTAAACACATCACCAGCAGAAAATGGAATTCACAGTACAGTTTTTCTTTACTTCCCTACTAAAATTTCTCGAATGCAGCCACTAGTGAGCTTTACCACAAGACACTGAGTACGTAGACTGTGAGTTCAGATGAAGCAgtcccctctttttttctgatagaGAGGGGTATCACAAGCTGAGACCAGGCTTGATAACCCTGTAGTTCAGTCCTGCATGCCTCTCTGACTTTCATGACCTCACAACCTCTCCAGCAGAAATCTATGACTGCCACTCATCTCTGCCACTTAATATCACCAACAATCTCTGAAACTCATCCTCAGAGCATCTGATGGCTTGCTTTGTGACATTCATTGGAGATTTAGTGGTGAAAACAAGGAACATTTGATCTTTGATGTTTAGGTTAGGAAGTAAAGCAATATTATTTCATAAATCACATTGCACTGTACCTTCACTGCTGTTAGGAAACTGCACAGGGAGCCTCCAAAGTCTGTGAATGTCTCTGTATAGGAACCTTCGTGTGCAATGTTGGGCCAGTAGCGCACAGAACCTTCGCTGGTAGCAACCATGATTGCCAGAGACTTGAAGGGAGAAAATAATTATCAGAACATGCAAAATCAGAAAAGAATCACACCATAGCTTTAAAAGATAACATGATTGTGAACGACTAACACacaaataagtaataaataCGTATGCTCATTGACAAGCAGAGAACTGAACAGCAAAATGATTCTGCAGCATAACTTAGCAAGTATAACATTCCCTGCACGTGCTTATCTTGCTAACAATGCTTTGTTATGGGTTCTAGTTCCTGATAATTCAGGGTCTGCTactgaaaatcaaacaaaatttACAGTTGCAAGAAGAAAAGTCAGTGGATAGTTCCAGATGCCAAGAGTTACAAGCTACTATGAAAGACTTAAAAAACAGACTACAATTTAACAAAGAAATTGCTCTAGAATCattaacagaagaaataaatcaggCAGTTGCTCTTTTCTTCAAAGACATAAAGCCACTGTGTACCTCCACTAGGGCTTCTAACTCCAGAAATCACCCAGATACCAAATTCAAAGCACAATGCAAGAGACTGTGCTCAATTCAGGATTTACACAGAAAGCACTGCACCTAAGCAACTGGTTGTTGAAAATCACAGAACAGAAGAACGGTACCTGACAGCTGTCATTGAGCTCCGTGAGATTTCTAAATGATTTTTAACTAGATGCAGATGTGCACAAAGGAGAGTGGTTGGCTAATCAACATGAGAACAATAACAAAACCTACATAATACATTGCCCTTGGTGACTCCTGCCTATTActtaataattttcattttacttaaatatttcCTACCATATTTCTATGACTATGAAATCATAGTATCCACACATAGCTCCAAAATAAAGAAAGATGAaatcaaaaagaataaaataaaagcattgttTAGGTGTATCATTTCTCCTGAAACTTCTTTGGGTTTGAAAAAGTCATAGGACACTTCAAGAGTTATGAGCTAATCACAAGAAATAAAGATAGCTTACATCATCTGGAAATGTAACATAATGacaattaagaagaaaaattccCAGTACATATTTTTGCACAGCTTCTTCCTTCCAAGGACAACTGCTTATCCGGTTCTATTACGGCACTGTATGCATGAACTCTAAGCTATGCCcaagctgaaaatgaaaggtttcttttctttgttttttcttcttcttcccataAGTGATTGTGACAAACACACTTGGCACACTTTCAGAAAACCTAGCTGATCATCAAACCTCATCCTCTAACACTGTGTGGTAAGAAAATGTACGTAGCAAAACCATCAGTCAAAACATAAGCCCTCTGCCTTTCTAACATCAGCTTCGTTATGAAGATTAGATAAAGGGAGGATGctggtttttgcttttcagcCACACGTACCCAGAATTAAAAGAGAGCTGAAAAACTTTTTCAGCCAGCATGCACTTAAATCATTCTTGCTTAGactgaatatttaaaagcaCTAGTGTTAGTTAAACACAATACTTCTTAGCTGACTTAGTTTGTTAAGAAAGCATGCTAAGTAATCCACAGGACAACTCTTAATTCAATCTGATCCTATAACAGATAGATGGCATAATTTTAAAAGTCTAGCAGGATTATATTTCAAGCATATTAACAACCCTGACTTTTGGAATATATATTGCAACACCAAGTGCACAATTTGCAAATAAATacttgataaaataaaatatgttcaaaGTTAgtccaaaagcatttttaaccCCAAACTTTTGAAGTTGAGCACCTGCAGGGAAGGTGCTTCTCCTGAGGAACTGTGACAAGATATAGCTGCTAAACTGGAACTCCACTGGAAATCACTGGGTGGCAGCTGCAGTTCCTTACACAGAGATAACTGTAAGAAAGAGATGCGATTATAACGATGAGACATGCAAGAACTCATTGAGCAGTGTCAAAAATTCTAGTGACTTTGTGACACGGGAGTAT is drawn from Anas platyrhynchos isolate ZD024472 breed Pekin duck chromosome 3, IASCAAS_PekinDuck_T2T, whole genome shotgun sequence and contains these coding sequences:
- the NUP133 gene encoding nuclear pore complex protein Nup133 isoform X2; translation: MEALKKADADDQLSVQVDESGWAWLVHREKLIIWKIGQSAVAKLSLCKELQLPPSDFQWSSSLAAISCHSSSGEAPSLQSLAIMVATSEGSVRYWPNIAHEGSYTETFTDFGGSLCSFLTAVKGGSFILSSSRGQLVRLIPDSSGKIHQHALPQGQGMFSGIGRKVSSLLGILSPGNDAVISSVLWDKERSSFYMLTSSNLNKWEIEDTSERYILSWDVNRILKEHISDAIWGSESNYEDIKGGVNIQYMDLQQNRDGLVILAAAWHPGDHPCLVYYTLITVEDKGYQMSDDVVVEVTQYNPSFQSEDEVMCCLVVPDFFSHAAYLYKDDEVFACSTGTGRISLPQEKIVFGIQGDSILGAGSCTSLPIFFAKKSGLVTILSRENVSVLPEDLEDSLSSSVAGPRSESPAFDVTNRLEIVAQEDKTKLLKAAFLQYCRKDIVNAQSMVVELFPSSADLDSDAELDRAVTQISVDLMDDFPASDPRWAESVPEEAAGFSNTSLILLHQLEDKTKAHSFFIEFLHQVGVFERLGSFPVRGMPMATRLLLCEHAEKLAAAIILKNHHSRLPDLVNAAILIALNKRECDIPPSLTPADVFFREVSQIDSIFECLLEEEEQILKDTHIESVEWAQIVVNVNNIIKDMLQAACQYRQSRASLYKTGELPEREPEYIPWTASSSLRAAITRQHGIILKMVYPQVDSNLRSIVAEQLVALLDCFLDGYVSQLKSVDRPADQERYSNLEMEYVQKRSELLSPFLSLGQYQMVAALAEKYCDFDILVQMCEQTDNQARLQRYMSQFADQNFSDFLFRWYLEKGKRGKLLSQPIAQHGQLASFLQAHEHLSWLHEINSQDLQKAHRTLQTLANTETRYFAKKKTLLGLSKLAALASDFSEEILQEKIEEISEQERFLLHQETLPEQLLLEKQLNLNDMPVLSASQLIDMYICDENRRANEYDFKKALDLLEYIDEEEEVDVNDLKLKILCMALRRDGWSSSEGRDDPIEASKDSIFVKILQKLLKEGVQLSEYLPEVKDFLQANELDHLKNNPYFAFVLKANYELYVQGQA
- the NUP133 gene encoding nuclear pore complex protein Nup133 isoform X1; translation: MFPSAPASPRTPVGQARRNLGSAAPSPLSRAGGRKGLAVAAAAVSPGLFSPVARRSGSVSARATPTRVIQHPSASDTINYDVKAFGSSLPVKVMEALKKADADDQLSVQVDESGWAWLVHREKLIIWKIGQSAVAKLSLCKELQLPPSDFQWSSSLAAISCHSSSGEAPSLQSLAIMVATSEGSVRYWPNIAHEGSYTETFTDFGGSLCSFLTAVKGGSFILSSSRGQLVRLIPDSSGKIHQHALPQGQGMFSGIGRKVSSLLGILSPGNDAVISSVLWDKERSSFYMLTSSNLNKWEIEDTSERYILSWDVNRILKEHISDAIWGSESNYEDIKGGVNIQYMDLQQNRDGLVILAAAWHPGDHPCLVYYTLITVEDKGYQMSDDVVVEVTQYNPSFQSEDEVMCCLVVPDFFSHAAYLYKDDEVFACSTGTGRISLPQEKIVFGIQGDSILGAGSCTSLPIFFAKKSGLVTILSRENVSVLPEDLEDSLSSSVAGPRSESPAFDVTNRLEIVAQEDKTKLLKAAFLQYCRKDIVNAQSMVVELFPSSADLDSDAELDRAVTQISVDLMDDFPASDPRWAESVPEEAAGFSNTSLILLHQLEDKTKAHSFFIEFLHQVGVFERLGSFPVRGMPMATRLLLCEHAEKLAAAIILKNHHSRLPDLVNAAILIALNKRECDIPPSLTPADVFFREVSQIDSIFECLLEEEEQILKDTHIESVEWAQIVVNVNNIIKDMLQAACQYRQSRASLYKTGELPEREPEYIPWTASSSLRAAITRQHGIILKMVYPQVDSNLRSIVAEQLVALLDCFLDGYVSQLKSVDRPADQERYSNLEMEYVQKRSELLSPFLSLGQYQMVAALAEKYCDFDILVQMCEQTDNQARLQRYMSQFADQNFSDFLFRWYLEKGKRGKLLSQPIAQHGQLASFLQAHEHLSWLHEINSQDLQKAHRTLQTLANTETRYFAKKKTLLGLSKLAALASDFSEEILQEKIEEISEQERFLLHQETLPEQLLLEKQLNLNDMPVLSASQLIDMYICDENRRANEYDFKKALDLLEYIDEEEEVDVNDLKLKILCMALRRDGWSSSEGRDDPIEASKDSIFVKILQKLLKEGVQLSEYLPEVKDFLQANELDHLKNNPYFAFVLKANYELYVQGQA